A genomic segment from Castor canadensis chromosome 1, mCasCan1.hap1v2, whole genome shotgun sequence encodes:
- the Col10a1 gene encoding collagen alpha-1(X) chain yields the protein MLPQIAFLLLMFLNLVHGGFYAERYQTPTGIKGPPPNTRTHFFIPYSIKNRGISVRGEQGIPGPPGPAGPRGHPGPSGLPGKPGYGSPGLQGEPGLPGPPGLSATGKPGLPGLQGKPGERGPYGPKGDIGPAGLPGPRGPPGPPGIPGPAGISVSGKPGQQGLTGAPGPRGFPGEKGAPGAPGVNGQKGETGYGAPGHPGEKGLPGTQGPIGPPGPPGVGKKGENGFPGQPGIKGDRGFPGEQGATGPPGPQGPPGERGPEGIGKPGAAGAPGQPGIPGAKGHPGVPGIDGPPGAPGIGKPGLPGMKGQRGPAGLPGGPGAKGEQGPAGHPGEPGLTGPPGNMGPKGPKGIPGNNGIPGPKGETGPVGPAGAPGARGARGPPGLDGKPGYPGEPGLNGPKGNPGLPGPKGDPGVGGPPGLPGPVGPTGAKGVSGHDGESGPRGAPGIPGTRGPIGPPGIPGFPGSKGDPGNPGPPGPAGIATKGLNGPTGPPGPPGPRGHDGEPGLPGPPGPPGPPGQAAMPDSFIKSGQRPSLSGMPLVSANQGVTGMPVSAFTVILSKAYPAVGAPIPFDKILHNRQQHYNPQTGIFTCRMPGIYYFSYHVHVKGTHVWVGLYKNGTPIMYTYDEYTKGYLDQASGSAIIELTENDQVWLQLPNAESNGLYSSEYVHSSFSGFLVAPM from the exons ATGCTGCCACAAATAGCCTTTTTGCTGCTTATGTTCTTGAACTTGGTTCATGGAGGATTTTATGCTGAGCGGTACCAAACACCCACAGGTATAAAAGGCCCACCACCCAACACCAGGACACACTTCTTCATTCCCTACAGCATAAAGAATAGAG gtatatcagTAAGAGGAGAACAAGGTATTCCTGGTCCTCCAGGCCCCGCTGGACCTCGAGGACACCCGGGTCCTTCCGGTCTACCAGGAAAGCCAGGCTATGGAAGTCCTGGACTCCAAGGAGAGCCAGGGTTGCCAGGACCACCAGGACTATCAGCCACTGGGAAGCCAGGTTTGCCAGGACTCCAAGGGAAACCAGGGGAGAGAGGACCATATGGACCAAAAGGAGATATTGGACCGGCTGGCTTACCAGGACCACGGGGCCCACCAGGGCCACCTGGAATCCCTGGTCCAGCTGGAATTTCTGTGTCAGGAAAACCTGGACAACAGGGACTTACAGGTGCCCCAGGACCTAGGGGCTTTCCTGGAGAAAAAGGAGCACCAGGAGCCCCTGGTGTGAATGGACAGAAAGGGGAAACAGGATATGGTGCTCCTGGCCATCCAGGTGAAAAGGGCCTTCCAGGCACTCAGGGTCCCATAGGACCACCTGGCCCTCCTGGAGTgggaaaaaaaggtgaaaatggGTTTCCGGGACAGCCAGGCATCAAAGGTGATCGGGGTTTTCCAGGAGAACAGGGAGCAACTGGTCCACCAGGGCCCCAAGGTCCTCCTGGGGAACGAGGACCAGAAGGCATTGGAAAGCCAGGAGCTGCTGGAGCCCCAGGCCAGCCAGGGATCCCAGGAGCAAAAGGCCACCCTGGGGTTCCAGGAATAGATGGGCCTCCAGGGGCTCCTGGCATTGGAAAGCCAGGCTTGCCAGGTATGAAGGGTCAAAGAGGACCTGCTGGCCTGCCAGGGGGTCCAGGTGCCAAAGGGGAACAAGGGCCTGCAGGTCATCCTGGGGAGCCAGGTCTGACTGGACCCCCTGGAAATATGGGACCCAAAGGACCAAAAGGTATCCCAGGCAACAATGGTATCCCAGGCCCTAAAGGTGAGACAGGGCCAGTTGGGCCTGCAGGAGCCCCTGGTGCTAGAGGAGCAAGGGGTCCCCCTGGGTTAGATGGAAAACCTGGGTATCCAGGAGAACCAGGTCTCAATGGTCCTAAGGGCAACCCAGGGTTACCAGGCCCAAAAGGTGACCCTGGAGTTGGAGGACCTCCTGGTCTCCCAGGCCCTGTAGGCCCAACAGGAGCTAAGGGAGTCTCTGGACATGACGGTGAGTCTGGTCCAAGAGGTGCTCCGGGAATACCAGGTACTAGAGGCCCCATTGGTCCACCAGGTATTCCAGGATTCCCTGGATCTAAAGGTGATCCTGGAAACCCAGGTCCTCCTGGCCCAGCTGGCATAGCAACTAAGGGCCTCAACGGACCCACTGGACCACCAGGGCCTCCAGGTCCAAGAGGCCACGATGGAGAACCTGGTCTCCCAGGGCCCCCAGGACCTCCAGGTCCACCAGGCCAAGCAGCCATGCCTGACAGCTTTATAAAGTCAGGGCAAAGGCCCAGTCTTTCTGGGATGCCTCTTGTCAGTGCCAACCAGGGAGTAACAGGAATGCCTGTATCTGCTTTTACTGTTATTCTCTCCAAAGCTTACCCAGCAGTAGGTGCTCCCATCCCATTTGATAAGATTTTGCATAACAGGCAACAGCATTATAACCCACAAACTGGAATCTTTACCTGTAGGATGCCAGGAATATACTATTTCTCCTACCATGTGCATGTGAAGGGGACTCATGTTTGGGTAGGCCTATATAAGAATGGCACCCCCATAATGTACACCTATGACGAGTATACTAAAGGCTACCTGGATCAGGCTTCAGGAAGTGCCATAATAGAGCTCACAGAAAATGACCAGGTGTGGCTCCAGCTGCCCAATGCTGAGTCAAATGGCCTATATTCCTCTGAGTATGTTCATTCCTCCTTCTCAGGATTCCTAGTAGCCCCCATGTGA